The Candidatus Ozemobacteraceae bacterium genome segment TATTCTCGACGGACACCTCGTGCTGAGCCGCGAGCTGGCCCAACAGAACATTTTTCCGGCGGTTGATATATTGGCAAGTATTTCTCGCCTGATGCCGGACATCGCGCCGAAGCGCCAGTTCGAGGCCGCAGGGAAGGCGAAAGACACGTATTCGACCTACATGCAGTCGGCTGACCTGATCGGCATCGGCGCCTACAAGGCCGGCTCGAATCCGAAGATCGACACGGCGATCGCGAAACTGCCGAAGATCCAGGAATTCATCAAGCAGGGCATCCGCGAGCAGACCACGTACGACGAGGCGGTCAAGTCGCTCGAAGCGCTCATGGCGTGATGATGCGGCGGACGGTCGGCTGACATGGCGTTCAGATTTCGGTTCCAGCAGTTGCTAAACATCGCGATCCACGACGAGGACGCGGTGAAAGCAAGACTGGCCGTCAAGGACGGCCAGATCGCGGAGGCCGAGGCGCAGATACAGAAATACATCGATGAATATAATATTGGGCTCGAGGCAAAGGCGATCGACCTTCTTGCAGGCAGAATGGATCAGGTCCGGATGTATCCGCTGTTTCTCGCGCGCCTCGCGAACGCCCGGTCGTTTTACGAGGAGGAGCGCGACCGCCTCATGGAGCAGCGGGCGAAGATCGTCGTCGAACTGAACGAAAAGCGCCGGGTCCGCAAAACCTACGAGCGAATCCTCGAGCGCGACCGCAAGCGGTATGTCACGCGAGAGCAGAAGCTCGAGCAGAAGCGACTCGACGATTTCGCCTCGCGGCTTGGCCGGTTGAAATCAGGCGAGGAGGCGAACGAACCTGCCGTGCCGGCCAATCCGGGACAGGAGGGATAAAATGCTCGAAAACATGCGAAAGGTGCTCGAACGCATTGACGAGCTGAACGGCTCGTTCCGCGGGATGTCCCGCCGCCCGGCCCGGCGCGAGTCAGGCGACTTCGCCGCGGCTCTGAACGAGGCAAAACAGACGGGACTCGCGGCGAAGCCGCCCGCACCGGCGAAAGCCCCCGTCCCCCTGGCGACCGTTCCACTGCCGGCCCCGGCGAAGAACACGCGGGCCGTCGACCCCGAACAGTATCTCGGCCTGGTCGAAAAATATGCGGCAAAATATGGAATTGACCCGGCGCTCGTCAGACAAGTCATCGCCGTCGAATCCGGGTATGACGAGCGGAGCGTCAGCGACAAGGGCGCGATCGGCCTGATGCAGCTCATGCCCGAAACCGCCCGCGAGCTGGGGGTCACCAACCCGTTCGACCCCGAAGAGAATATTTCCGGCGGCACCAGGTATCTGGCCCAGCTGCTGAAACAGAACGGCGGCAACCTTCGGCTGGCGCTCGCCTCCTACAATGCCGGCCCGGGCGCCGTGCGCCAGTTCGGCGGCGTTCCGCCGTTCCCGGAGACCAGGTCGTTCGTCCGCAAGGTGCTGTCCGGCTACGAAAAGGCCGGCGGCGCCGGCGAAGACACGATAACGGAGTAACGCACGCATGGCAGATCCGAAAGTCCCCGCCCAGCCGGCCCGTCAACAGCCCGCCGCCGCCCCCGGACAGCGTCCTCAGAAGCAGGAAAAACCGGCAGACGGCGCCGAGAAAACGATCGCAGCCGCTGATGCCCCGGAGAACGATCCGCAGCCGGGCCCCGTCTCCAGACTATATCGAGTGATATCGAATCTTGCGTTCCTCGTCCTTCTCGGACTGTTCCTCGGCATGGTCGGCATGACGGCCCTCGCGCTCGACTTCCTGGATCTGCTCCAGTGGCGGTACCGCGTTCCCGAGGAATGGCGCGCGAAATGGCCGATCGCGGCGTATTACGACTTCGTCAGGCTTCACCAGCTTCCCGAGGAACAACGGTATCAGGAGCTTCTGCAGCGAGAAAAACAGCGCTACGACGAGATCATCGGGTCGGGCAGCGTCGACCTCAAGCGCCGCTCCGAGTCGCTTGAAGCCTCGTATCGCGAACTGGTGCGCTCTCAGGAGGAACTCTTCCGCAAGCGCCAGGAGGAACTGCGCATACAGCAGGAGGAGCTTCTGAAGGAGCGCAGGGCGCTCGACGACCAGAAAGCCGACCTCGCGACCCGCAAGGAGTCGGTCGACCTCATCTCGCGCCAGCTCGCCTCCGAAGC includes the following:
- a CDS encoding flagellar FliJ family protein encodes the protein MAFRFRFQQLLNIAIHDEDAVKARLAVKDGQIAEAEAQIQKYIDEYNIGLEAKAIDLLAGRMDQVRMYPLFLARLANARSFYEEERDRLMEQRAKIVVELNEKRRVRKTYERILERDRKRYVTREQKLEQKRLDDFASRLGRLKSGEEANEPAVPANPGQEG
- a CDS encoding lytic transglycosylase domain-containing protein, with translation MLENMRKVLERIDELNGSFRGMSRRPARRESGDFAAALNEAKQTGLAAKPPAPAKAPVPLATVPLPAPAKNTRAVDPEQYLGLVEKYAAKYGIDPALVRQVIAVESGYDERSVSDKGAIGLMQLMPETARELGVTNPFDPEENISGGTRYLAQLLKQNGGNLRLALASYNAGPGAVRQFGGVPPFPETRSFVRKVLSGYEKAGGAGEDTITE